In the Paenibacillus pabuli genome, one interval contains:
- a CDS encoding MMPL family transporter, whose protein sequence is MRTILKARWWLMGLWVVVAAVLMFTAPNMSELIREKGQFSVPEGYSSTQAAAILDEAAAQKGEQQGSQLALVFYNADGLGTTGTQEAEKAVKQLESNKEELGILSILEPFSQPELSDKMISADGKTILTSLSIDQGDRTVKEMREDLNATLDSVNVEHYITGKGLIDEDTVESSQEGLKKSEYITVVFILLILFLVFRSFVAPFVPLLTVGISYIVSQQIVAFLVDGVNFPISTFTQIFMVAVMFGIGTDYCILLISRFKEELAHHETTWEAIIATYRTAGKTVFFSALAVLVGFVAIGFAQFMLYRSAVAVAVGIAVMMLALVTIVPFFMAVLGKKLFWPSKGSLEHAESKIYGAAGRFSLKRPWAALLIVAAVCVPLLATYDGKLSFNSLDEIGEKYDSVKAFNIISESFGPGESLPGQIVIQNDEAMDNAKYMAVAEKISREVEKVPGISGVRSMTRPTGDEIKDFEVTQQVGTLSDGLGEGKTGLDKIRDGLSEASSQLSKNEPQIKEAANGAGELSKGTSQLQSGIGQLSEGLQQIEKGIRDGSAGAGDLKVGLQQAKTSADQLAQASNQLLEAYRQAGAGVAALGDGTGELQQQLTGISTALTSLNESFAALEERYPELLQDADYQRVKGTLGETGTGTAQLAGALGQIQSNLSQAAAGISQANEGFTSAASGQQALASGLGQIVTGIGQLEAGLKQAADGQGKVISEIPSIQDGLGQLQGGQEKIRQGFSDLSGQLTQLTDGLNQSVDGIEQVSGGLDSAQDYLTQLQQSPDSDLAGWYVPEEALSNEDFAQVFDTYLSQDRKTMTVDVIFAENPYGIEAIDRVPDIEAAVHRAVQGSALEKADIAVGGVTSTFADLQEISNNDYSRTVMLMLAGTFIILVLLLRSVIMPLYLIVSLLLAYFTSMALTEAIFVNILGFAGISWVTPFFGFVMLIALGVDYSIFLMDRFNENKGMRVQDAMLYAMKNMGTVILSAAVILSGTFAAMYPSGVLSMMQIATVVLSGLVLYSLLFLPFFVPVMVKMFGRANWWPFPNKNQSDSAESDRTISM, encoded by the coding sequence ATGAGAACGATTCTGAAGGCAAGATGGTGGTTGATGGGGCTATGGGTTGTTGTAGCCGCCGTATTAATGTTCACAGCTCCAAACATGAGTGAACTGATTCGGGAAAAAGGACAGTTTTCGGTCCCGGAAGGGTACTCATCCACCCAGGCAGCAGCTATCCTTGACGAAGCCGCTGCACAAAAAGGCGAACAGCAGGGCAGTCAGCTGGCGCTTGTATTTTACAACGCAGATGGCTTGGGTACGACAGGCACACAAGAGGCAGAAAAGGCTGTGAAGCAGCTGGAGTCGAACAAAGAAGAACTCGGCATTTTGTCCATTTTGGAGCCCTTCTCACAGCCTGAACTGTCAGACAAAATGATCTCTGCTGACGGAAAAACGATCCTGACATCCCTCTCCATTGATCAGGGGGATCGTACCGTCAAGGAAATGCGAGAGGATCTTAATGCAACGCTGGACTCGGTCAATGTGGAACACTACATAACCGGTAAAGGATTAATTGATGAAGACACGGTAGAGAGTTCCCAGGAGGGGCTCAAGAAATCGGAATATATTACGGTCGTATTTATTTTGCTTATTTTGTTCCTTGTATTCCGTTCGTTTGTAGCACCGTTTGTCCCTCTGCTTACCGTGGGCATCAGCTATATTGTTTCACAGCAAATTGTTGCATTCCTGGTAGATGGAGTGAATTTCCCGATCTCTACCTTTACACAGATTTTCATGGTGGCCGTCATGTTCGGGATTGGTACCGATTACTGTATCCTGCTCATCAGCCGGTTCAAGGAAGAATTGGCACATCATGAAACGACGTGGGAAGCGATTATTGCAACCTATCGGACCGCAGGAAAAACGGTATTCTTCTCTGCTCTTGCCGTGCTGGTTGGTTTTGTCGCCATTGGTTTTGCGCAGTTTATGCTGTACCGCTCTGCAGTGGCAGTCGCTGTCGGCATAGCCGTAATGATGCTCGCTCTGGTGACCATTGTTCCGTTCTTCATGGCGGTGCTGGGCAAGAAGCTGTTCTGGCCTTCCAAAGGTTCACTCGAACATGCGGAGAGCAAGATCTATGGTGCAGCGGGTCGCTTCTCTCTAAAACGTCCATGGGCTGCGCTACTTATCGTTGCAGCTGTCTGTGTGCCGCTTCTGGCCACTTACGATGGTAAACTATCGTTTAACAGTCTGGATGAGATTGGTGAGAAGTATGATTCGGTAAAAGCGTTCAATATTATCTCGGAAAGCTTCGGTCCGGGTGAATCCCTGCCGGGTCAGATCGTTATACAGAACGACGAAGCGATGGACAATGCCAAATATATGGCCGTAGCCGAGAAAATCAGTCGCGAAGTGGAGAAGGTTCCAGGAATCTCCGGGGTACGCAGCATGACGCGTCCGACGGGTGACGAGATTAAGGATTTCGAAGTGACTCAGCAAGTGGGGACATTATCGGACGGACTCGGTGAAGGCAAGACGGGTCTGGATAAAATTCGTGATGGTCTGAGTGAGGCCAGCAGTCAACTAAGCAAAAACGAACCCCAGATCAAAGAAGCTGCAAATGGAGCGGGAGAACTGAGTAAAGGTACGTCCCAGCTGCAATCGGGAATTGGCCAGTTGTCCGAAGGACTCCAGCAGATTGAGAAGGGAATTCGTGACGGATCAGCAGGCGCCGGTGATCTAAAAGTAGGCCTGCAGCAAGCGAAAACAAGTGCTGATCAGCTGGCTCAGGCGAGTAATCAGCTGCTTGAGGCTTACCGTCAGGCTGGTGCAGGCGTAGCTGCACTTGGCGATGGTACCGGCGAACTTCAACAGCAGCTCACAGGCATATCCACGGCGCTGACCAGTCTGAATGAATCATTTGCTGCTCTTGAAGAACGGTACCCTGAGCTGCTGCAGGACGCAGACTATCAGCGTGTCAAAGGTACTCTTGGCGAAACCGGAACAGGCACAGCCCAGCTTGCCGGGGCGCTGGGTCAGATTCAAAGTAATCTGAGTCAAGCTGCTGCAGGAATCAGCCAGGCCAACGAAGGCTTCACCTCCGCTGCATCCGGACAACAGGCTTTGGCTAGTGGGCTGGGTCAGATTGTAACAGGAATTGGACAGCTCGAAGCGGGGCTGAAGCAGGCGGCTGATGGTCAGGGTAAAGTGATCAGCGAGATTCCTTCCATCCAGGATGGACTCGGCCAGCTTCAGGGAGGTCAGGAGAAGATTAGGCAGGGCTTCTCGGACCTGAGTGGTCAGCTGACCCAATTAACGGATGGTCTGAATCAGAGTGTGGATGGAATCGAGCAGGTGTCCGGTGGTCTCGATTCCGCACAGGATTATCTGACACAGCTGCAACAATCACCGGATTCCGACCTGGCCGGCTGGTATGTACCTGAAGAAGCATTGAGCAATGAAGACTTCGCACAGGTATTCGATACGTATCTGTCACAAGATCGGAAGACCATGACGGTAGATGTTATTTTCGCCGAAAACCCGTATGGTATTGAAGCGATTGACCGCGTACCGGATATCGAAGCTGCGGTTCACCGTGCTGTACAGGGAAGTGCGCTCGAAAAAGCAGACATTGCCGTAGGCGGGGTCACAAGTACGTTCGCGGATTTGCAGGAGATCTCCAACAACGACTATTCCCGCACAGTTATGCTCATGCTTGCAGGTACATTTATAATTCTTGTCCTGCTCTTAAGGTCCGTGATCATGCCGCTGTATTTGATCGTTTCCCTGTTGCTGGCATATTTCACATCCATGGCTTTAACCGAAGCAATCTTCGTCAATATTCTTGGTTTTGCGGGCATTAGCTGGGTTACGCCATTCTTCGGATTCGTGATGCTGATTGCGCTTGGTGTGGATTACAGTATTTTCTTAATGGATCGCTTCAATGAAAATAAAGGCATGAGGGTTCAGGATGCGATGCTGTACGCTATGAAAAACATGGGTACGGTCATTCTGTCGGCAGCCGTTATTCTGAGTGGAACTTTTGCTGCCATGTATCCATCCGGTGTTCTCTCCATGATGCAGATCGCTACCGTAGTTCTTAGTGGTTTGGTCCTGTATTCACTGTTGTTCCTGCCCTTCTTCGTGCCTGTCATGGTGAAGATGTTCGGCCGTGCCAACTGGTGGCCTTTCCCCAACAAGAATCAGAGTGATTCGGCGGAATCTGACCGTACAATTAGCATGTAG
- a CDS encoding tetratricopeptide repeat protein has translation MLIKFLIFGLLWRIVGNPFLAVLILLIILYFLDRRYVGVFPSFMKPIKRLRAISRLRQQIAMSPNEVSSKLDLARLLIERKRYSEAYELLLELERPYEQSAEYWEALGTTELHLGKTEAGERHILQALDINPRVKYGQPYLTLANAFKESDRDKALAYVQQFQDIHSSSSEAYYLLGSVYRSLERTADAKQAYEQSLNVYRSLPKYKKRQERRWAVRSWFRKRGL, from the coding sequence GTGCTGATTAAATTTCTGATATTCGGACTTCTATGGCGGATTGTTGGCAATCCGTTTCTCGCTGTCCTGATTCTTCTCATTATTTTGTATTTCCTGGATCGGCGCTATGTTGGGGTCTTTCCCAGCTTCATGAAACCGATCAAACGGCTGCGCGCAATCTCACGTCTGCGTCAGCAGATTGCGATGAGTCCCAATGAAGTCTCTTCCAAGCTTGATCTCGCCAGACTTCTGATTGAACGCAAACGTTATAGCGAAGCTTATGAATTGCTCCTGGAGCTTGAACGCCCATATGAGCAATCAGCCGAATATTGGGAGGCATTGGGGACGACCGAACTTCACCTTGGCAAAACCGAAGCAGGTGAGCGTCATATCCTTCAGGCACTCGACATCAATCCAAGGGTTAAGTATGGTCAGCCTTATCTCACCCTCGCCAATGCTTTTAAGGAATCGGATCGAGACAAGGCGCTGGCATACGTACAACAATTCCAGGATATCCACTCATCCTCGAGTGAAGCTTATTATTTGCTGGGTTCAGTCTACCGTTCGCTTGAACGCACAGCAGATGCCAAGCAAGCCTATGAGCAGTCCCTGAACGTCTACCGTTCCCTGCCCAAATACAAGAAGCGCCAGGAACGCCGCTGGGCTGTCCGCAGTTGGTTCCGCAAACGCGGATTATAG
- a CDS encoding phosphotransferase, with the protein MHNIYLRPQDDAERQLIQEVISVFSPQSHWEAERGYGGMNNTTYMLKLDGERYVLRVYETHTDLVKIAFEHHVLSALRESDFELRVPAPVKAMKGNGHTFLSIHDTNTGQNKIAAIFTYSAGKNPVLNTPDQLVELGHAAGLLSFALAGLEISLEPVYPPYYQIQQAYPLCPPDRLIQLCESPPGELQACAEEMQELLPVLPALFDALNGMDNLPHQLVHGDVNASNVLSDDDGRICAILDFEFATWDLRVMELAVPMSDLLTMDKSDEWMWDALEGLIRGFRKQVNLEPDELLAIPQLILLRSLDVVMHFISRMFQGTDEPDVAVNQIIKLRERILWMNRNEERLRKLLT; encoded by the coding sequence GTGCACAACATTTATTTACGTCCTCAAGATGATGCGGAACGGCAGCTGATACAGGAGGTGATATCTGTATTTTCGCCTCAGTCCCATTGGGAAGCAGAACGCGGATACGGCGGGATGAACAACACAACGTACATGCTTAAACTGGATGGCGAGCGTTACGTTCTCAGAGTATACGAAACACATACGGATCTTGTGAAAATAGCTTTTGAGCATCATGTATTATCAGCACTGAGAGAGTCGGACTTTGAACTAAGGGTACCTGCTCCAGTCAAAGCTATGAAGGGGAATGGGCACACGTTTCTCTCCATTCACGATACGAATACGGGGCAGAACAAAATCGCAGCTATCTTTACGTACAGTGCGGGCAAGAATCCGGTCTTGAATACGCCGGATCAGCTTGTTGAACTGGGACATGCGGCGGGTTTGTTGTCTTTTGCTCTAGCCGGACTGGAAATATCTCTTGAGCCTGTATACCCGCCTTATTATCAAATTCAACAGGCGTATCCACTCTGTCCACCAGACCGATTGATACAGCTGTGTGAATCACCACCGGGCGAGCTCCAGGCGTGTGCAGAAGAAATGCAGGAACTGCTGCCTGTGCTTCCAGCTTTGTTCGATGCTCTAAACGGTATGGACAATCTGCCTCATCAACTGGTTCACGGGGATGTGAATGCATCCAACGTATTGTCGGATGACGATGGCCGAATTTGTGCTATTCTGGATTTTGAGTTTGCTACATGGGATTTGCGGGTCATGGAGCTTGCTGTTCCTATGTCGGACCTGCTAACTATGGACAAGAGTGATGAATGGATGTGGGATGCACTGGAAGGACTGATCCGCGGATTCCGAAAACAGGTGAATCTGGAGCCGGATGAATTGCTGGCCATTCCGCAGCTTATTCTGCTGCGCAGTCTCGACGTGGTGATGCATTTTATCAGCCGAATGTTCCAAGGAACGGATGAACCTGATGTTGCTGTTAACCAGATCATTAAGCTTAGAGAGCGGATCCTTTGGATGAATCGCAATGAGGAGCGGTTACGCAAATTATTAACGTGA
- a CDS encoding GDSL-type esterase/lipase family protein, whose amino-acid sequence MVYRYAAIGDSLTVGTGALLGTGFVPLYRRMAEMNVRTFVSMDNMGVNGLTSGELLQMVSSNARVRQSLREADMITISIGGNDLIRTFKASGGIPSASKMTQVLGDTRSNVSQIMRHIRQLKGNSAYLVRTIGLYNPYPQAAEAAYWVRQYNSFLNGAGAGNYACAQVYDRFEGHERELLFWDRVHPNARGYRVIADQLNRMGYKPFD is encoded by the coding sequence ATGGTATATCGATATGCGGCCATTGGAGACTCGTTAACGGTAGGCACAGGCGCGCTGCTGGGCACCGGTTTTGTTCCTTTGTACCGTAGGATGGCAGAAATGAATGTTCGCACATTTGTGTCCATGGATAATATGGGGGTCAACGGACTCACCTCAGGTGAGCTGTTGCAAATGGTATCTTCTAACGCGAGGGTACGACAGTCTTTGCGCGAAGCAGACATGATTACGATATCCATTGGCGGAAATGATCTAATTCGCACATTTAAGGCGAGCGGAGGCATTCCAAGTGCCAGTAAAATGACACAGGTGCTGGGAGATACCCGGAGTAACGTGTCACAGATCATGAGACATATCCGTCAGTTAAAAGGAAACAGTGCCTATTTGGTCCGAACGATCGGATTGTACAACCCGTATCCTCAAGCCGCAGAGGCTGCTTATTGGGTTCGTCAGTACAATTCTTTTCTGAATGGTGCAGGGGCGGGGAACTATGCCTGTGCTCAGGTATACGACCGGTTTGAAGGGCATGAACGGGAATTGTTATTCTGGGATCGGGTCCATCCCAATGCAAGAGGGTATCGTGTCATTGCAGATCAACTCAATCGTATGGGTTATAAACCTTTTGACTAA